GAGGCGGCGAAGCGGGCCGGGATCGCGATGAGCGGCCTCGATAGCCTCGTCGCCCGCGTCGTCACAGCTGGATCCAGGTGGTCTTGAGCTCGGTGTACTTCTCCAGGGCGTGCGCGGACTTGTCGCGGCCGTTGCCGGACTGCTTCATGCCGCCGAAGGGGACGGTCAGGTCGCCCTCCTCGTAGCAGTTGACCCAGACCGTGCCTGCCTTCAGGGCCCGCGAGACCTGGTGGGCGGTGGTCAGGTCCGAGGTCCACAGACCGGCGGCGAGGCCGTACTCGGTGGCGTTGGCCAGCCGTACCGCCTCGTCCACGTCGTCGAAGGTGAGGACGGACAGGACGGGGCCGAAGATCTCCTCGCGGGCCAGGCGGCTGCCGGGCCCGACCCGGTCGAAGACGGTCGGTTCCAGATAGGTGCCGCCCGTGGTCTCCAGGACGCGGGTACCGCCCGTACGCAGCCGGGCGCCCTCCTCCCCGCCCGTGGCGATGTGGTCGAGTACGCGGCCCAGGTGGGCCTCCCCGACCAGTGCGCCCATCTCCGTGGCGGGGTCGAGGGGGTCACCGACGCGCAGTTCGCGTGCCCGGCGGACGATGGCCTCGGTGACCTGCTCGGCGACGGAGGAGTGGACCAGGAGCCGGGAGGGTGCGGTGCACATCTCGCCCTGGTTGAAGAAGATGCCCCAGGCGGCGGTGGCGGCGGCCTTCTCCAGGTCGGGGGCGTCGGGAAGGACGATGTTGGGCGACTTGCCGCCCAGCTCCAGCCAGACGCGCTTGAGGTTGGAGTCGGCCGCGTAGTGCAGGAAGTGGCGTCCGACGGCGGTGGAGCCGGTGAACGCCAGTACGTCGACGTCGGGGTGGAGTCCGAGTGCTCGTCCGGCACCCGGGCCGTCACCGGCGACGACGTTGAGGACGCCCGGCGGCAGCCCGGCCTCGGTGCCGAGCCTGCCGAGGTGGAGGGCGGACAGCGGGGAGTTCTCCGAGGGCTTGAGGACGACCGTGCAACCGGCGGCGAGCGCCGGGGCGACCTTCCAACCGGCGAGCGTGAGCGGGAAGTTCCAGGGGACGACCGCGCCGACGACGCCGGCCGGCTCGCGGGTGACGAGGGCGAGTGCGTCGGGCGCGGTGTGCGGGGACTCGTCGGTGAGTTTGTCGGCCAGCTGCCCGTACCAGCGGAAGGTGGTGATGGCGGCACGCAGTTCGATGTCGTGCGCGTCCGTGATCGGCTTGCCCATCTCCAGGGTCACCGTCAGGGCGAGCGACTCGCGCTGCTCTTCGAGGAGTTCGGCGAGCCGCAGCAGCACCCGGCCCCGTTCGGCGGGCGCGAGGCGCGGCCAGGGGCCGGTGTCGAAGGCCCGGCGGGCGGCGGCGACGGCGGCGTCCACCTCGGCGGGGCCGCCGTCGGCGACCTCGGTCAGCACCTGGCCGTCGCGCGGCGAGACGACGGCGAAGGTGGCACCGCCGCCGGGTTCGTCCCGGCCGTCGATGTGGTGTGCGCCGGGCACCACCGGCGCCTTGGCTCGGCGGAGCCACTCGTCGTGGGTGACAGGCGGCATGCGGGCCTCCAGAGACAGATGGATGTGCGGGGAATGGGCGAGGACACGGGTGAAGGCCCCCGGAGCGGCGGGTGCCGCTCCGGAGGCGGGCGCGCGGCCGGGTCAGGCGTCGCCGGCCGTCGCGCGGGGGCGGGTCAGCCGGGCGGTGACGAGACCGAGGGCCATGACGGCCGGGACGGTCAGCTCCAGCCACAGGGCGGTGTCGCTGTCGCCGCCGATGAGGGTGGTGAAGTTGTCGAGGATCAGCCAGACGGCGCCCGCGACGGCGACCGTGGCCAGGGCGGGCGCGATCAGCGTGTTCCAGAGCCGTGTGTCGAGGCGCTCGCGGCGGAAGAAGACGACCACGGACACCGAGGTCAGCAGGTACAGGAGCATCATCCCGAGGACGGCGACACCGCTGAACCAGGAGAAGAGCGTCAGCACGGGGTCCTTGCCGGTGAAGGCGAACGGCACCACCAGGACCACCGCGACGGCCGTCTGCACACACCCCGCCACCCAGGGCGAACGGCGGCTGTTGAGCGTGCAGAGGCGGCCGGGGAGCAGTCCGTCGCGGCCCAGTGAGAAGAGATAGCGGTTGGCCGAGTTGTGGAAGGTGAGGAGGCCGGCGAAGAGGGAGGTGGCCAGCAGGACCGGCAGGACGTCGTTGACCCAGTTGCCGAACTCGGCGGCGATCGGGGCGAAGACGAACGCCGTCGAGTCACCGCTCTCCAGCGCCTGGCCCGCCGCCGCGACGGCCTTCGAGGCGCCGTGTGCGGAGACCAGCATCCAGGACGTCAGGGCGAAGAAGCCGACGACCACGACGATCGCCAGATAGGTGGCCCGCGGGACGGTCTTCTTCGGTTCGCGCGCCTCCTCGCCGTAGATCGCGGTGGCCTCGAAGCCGAACATGGACGCGAGGGCGAACATCACGGCCACGCCCGGCGCGCCCTGGGTCACCGCGCTCGGTGAGAAGGTCTCGGAGATCCCCAGACCTTCCGGGCCGCCGCCCTTGA
The DNA window shown above is from Streptomyces sp. NBC_01451 and carries:
- a CDS encoding aldehyde dehydrogenase, with the protein product MPPVTHDEWLRRAKAPVVPGAHHIDGRDEPGGGATFAVVSPRDGQVLTEVADGGPAEVDAAVAAARRAFDTGPWPRLAPAERGRVLLRLAELLEEQRESLALTVTLEMGKPITDAHDIELRAAITTFRWYGQLADKLTDESPHTAPDALALVTREPAGVVGAVVPWNFPLTLAGWKVAPALAAGCTVVLKPSENSPLSALHLGRLGTEAGLPPGVLNVVAGDGPGAGRALGLHPDVDVLAFTGSTAVGRHFLHYAADSNLKRVWLELGGKSPNIVLPDAPDLEKAAATAAWGIFFNQGEMCTAPSRLLVHSSVAEQVTEAIVRRARELRVGDPLDPATEMGALVGEAHLGRVLDHIATGGEEGARLRTGGTRVLETTGGTYLEPTVFDRVGPGSRLAREEIFGPVLSVLTFDDVDEAVRLANATEYGLAAGLWTSDLTTAHQVSRALKAGTVWVNCYEEGDLTVPFGGMKQSGNGRDKSAHALEKYTELKTTWIQL
- a CDS encoding APC family permease; its protein translation is MDSQTVSPEQTARDASTAGKLKPNALGVLGILFLVLSAQAPLTGIAGSVPISVAIGNGPGTAGAYVLVGVVTLLFAVGFVTMGRHVVDAGAFYTYIGKGLGRTAGAGSAGVALFAYCAIQAAMYGLYGAIVNGLVSAHTGLDLPWWVWSLATMALVQLLGATGIDMGARLLAVFVLAEFSILLVFSLVTLFKGGGPEGLGISETFSPSAVTQGAPGVAVMFALASMFGFEATAIYGEEAREPKKTVPRATYLAIVVVVGFFALTSWMLVSAHGASKAVAAAGQALESGDSTAFVFAPIAAEFGNWVNDVLPVLLATSLFAGLLTFHNSANRYLFSLGRDGLLPGRLCTLNSRRSPWVAGCVQTAVAVVLVVPFAFTGKDPVLTLFSWFSGVAVLGMMLLYLLTSVSVVVFFRRERLDTRLWNTLIAPALATVAVAGAVWLILDNFTTLIGGDSDTALWLELTVPAVMALGLVTARLTRPRATAGDA